A window of the Mucilaginibacter sp. cycad4 genome harbors these coding sequences:
- a CDS encoding AAA family ATPase, producing MHINIFGASGSGVTTLGQVLSEKLDYPYFDSDHYFWFPSDPPFTNRRPPEERNALINKEITNNENWILGGSVINWNNNWRFDLSVFLYIPPEIRLQRLRDRELERYGDVIYTNRERNRLYNEFIDWARGYDELITNSRSLHSHKNWMNKLETPLLVIEGDTTVEKRVDMILNKVKDLE from the coding sequence ATGCACATCAATATCTTCGGTGCCTCCGGCTCAGGAGTAACCACGCTCGGCCAGGTTTTAAGCGAAAAACTTGACTATCCATATTTCGACAGCGATCATTATTTCTGGTTTCCTTCCGATCCCCCTTTTACTAATCGAAGACCGCCCGAAGAAAGGAATGCTTTGATCAACAAGGAGATAACAAATAATGAAAACTGGATCCTTGGCGGTTCCGTCATCAACTGGAACAATAACTGGCGTTTTGACCTGTCAGTATTTTTATATATCCCGCCTGAGATAAGACTACAGCGTTTAAGAGATAGGGAACTTGAACGTTATGGCGATGTCATCTATACCAATAGGGAACGAAACAGGCTCTATAATGAATTTATCGATTGGGCACGGGGATACGATGAGCTTATTACCAACAGCCGCAGTTTACATTCGCACAAAAATTGGATGAATAAGCTTGAAACTCCTCTACTGGTTATTGAAGGGGATACGACTGTTGAGAAAAGGGTAGACATGATATTAAATAAAGTAAAGGATTTAGAATAA
- a CDS encoding outer membrane lipoprotein carrier protein LolA, whose amino-acid sequence MKKIIAYTILAISTYSTAFAQKDSQAKAILNQVSQKYRSYDVIKTDFTFSLNNQQANIKETQTGTLISKAKTGKYRVTLYNSAAKPEVDKEILSDGKSQWTYLKKDKEVQVSDADKGSDGLNNPAQIFTMYEKGFKYLYTGEQKIAGKAYQTIELTPEDDKKAIFKVKLTIDKVKKQLYSALLFDKNGNRYTYTVRTFTPNVPAPDATFAWDAKGHPGVEVVDLR is encoded by the coding sequence ATGAAAAAGATCATAGCATATACCATTTTAGCAATAAGTACATACAGCACCGCTTTTGCGCAAAAAGACAGCCAGGCAAAAGCAATTTTAAACCAGGTAAGCCAAAAATACCGGTCGTACGATGTTATTAAAACAGATTTTACCTTTAGCCTGAATAACCAGCAGGCCAACATCAAGGAAACACAAACCGGAACCCTGATATCTAAAGCAAAAACCGGCAAATACCGGGTTACCCTATATAACTCAGCCGCAAAACCCGAAGTTGACAAAGAGATACTGAGCGATGGCAAAAGCCAGTGGACCTATCTTAAAAAAGATAAAGAAGTACAGGTGAGTGACGCCGATAAAGGAAGCGACGGGCTGAACAACCCGGCCCAGATCTTTACCATGTATGAAAAGGGATTTAAGTACCTATACACCGGCGAGCAAAAAATAGCGGGCAAAGCATACCAAACCATCGAGCTTACACCCGAAGATGATAAAAAAGCCATTTTTAAAGTGAAGCTTACTATTGATAAAGTAAAAAAACAACTTTACAGCGCCTTATTGTTTGATAAAAACGGCAACAGGTATACTTATACTGTACGCACCTTTACCCCTAATGTACCCGCTCCTGATGCAACTTTTGCATGGGATGCTAAAGGCCACCCGGGCGTTGAAGTTGTGGATTTGAGGTAG